A genomic window from Flavobacterium azooxidireducens includes:
- a CDS encoding winged helix-turn-helix domain-containing protein, translated as MNQRKIYFYGSLLIAILSALLLLTSQNNKEAFTALTKIALRDVGNKLLLANGDSTSLILPVKKIEQSKYQLTFEKELIIHPDSLVSIVEKSFKKANLSPLYQIEVKQCQDSEVSYSYQKSNALIQDIIPCSGRIIPKKCYSIEVQFLNVKTNTTQYYWIGLLIVSLISSFVFFPKKKKTKQLDSTNERFIPLGKFQFYPEESKLLLSSNEISLSKKEVELLTLFVENPNKIIKREELSKKVWEDHGVFVGRSLDTYISKLRKKLNGDESIKLTNVHGIGYVLEVKET; from the coding sequence ATGAATCAACGAAAAATTTATTTTTACGGTAGTCTTTTGATTGCCATTTTATCAGCTCTACTTCTTCTCACTTCTCAAAATAATAAGGAAGCATTTACAGCATTGACAAAAATTGCCTTGCGAGATGTGGGCAATAAATTGTTGTTAGCCAATGGTGATAGTACTTCGCTCATTTTACCGGTAAAGAAAATAGAACAGTCAAAGTACCAACTTACATTTGAAAAAGAACTAATCATTCATCCGGACAGTTTAGTCTCCATTGTAGAAAAAAGTTTCAAAAAAGCTAATCTCTCACCACTTTATCAAATTGAAGTGAAACAATGTCAAGATTCTGAAGTGTCCTATAGTTATCAAAAAAGTAATGCGTTAATTCAAGATATTATCCCGTGTAGCGGAAGGATAATACCAAAAAAATGCTATTCAATTGAAGTACAATTTTTAAACGTAAAAACCAATACAACACAATACTATTGGATAGGTTTACTTATTGTTAGCCTAATTTCATCTTTTGTTTTCTTCCCCAAAAAGAAAAAAACGAAACAACTTGATTCCACTAACGAACGTTTTATTCCGTTGGGCAAATTTCAGTTTTATCCTGAAGAAAGCAAATTACTATTGTCCTCAAATGAAATCAGTCTTTCTAAAAAAGAAGTGGAATTATTGACGCTTTTTGTAGAAAATCCAAATAAAATCATCAAACGTGAAGAACTTTCCAAAAAAGTTTGGGAAGATCACGGTGTTTTTGTGGGGAGAAGTTTGGATACGTACATTTCCAAATTACGAAAAAAATTGAATGGTGATGAAAGTATTAAGTTGA
- a CDS encoding ligand-binding sensor domain-containing protein: MKSIMRNKQLHYLILKSFFLSICLLFITSCAGQIEKNATSLKFIPEQTKIHADSISLKAETLPEFRVDVHDQDYQGNQISGVVRTVFQDRKGNFWFGTQSGLCRKDKNGLVYFDLKNRIGQGVTVHVILEDKTGAIWIGYGGGIAKYDGTYFTNYHEKDILTTGGLWSMLMDSKGTLWIGTTQGVFTFDGKVFTPFEIPEGKVNPNFGVSTTKMIHSITEDSKGNMWFATNGGAYSFDGKTLTNISAKEQLLSNFVNQIIERADGTYWISTVNGLFLYDGTTFKSITEKLLGKDEGVGCIFEDKTGTIWFTANKRDIYSYKGETFNKIQIKEGDFRPFPFQIYQDQQERLWFVGFKGAYRFENNAFVNVTRNGPW; the protein is encoded by the coding sequence ATGAAATCAATTATGAGAAACAAGCAATTACATTATCTTATTTTAAAATCATTTTTTTTATCAATATGTTTATTGTTTATAACTTCTTGTGCCGGGCAAATTGAAAAAAACGCTACATCATTAAAATTTATACCTGAACAAACGAAAATACATGCTGATAGTATAAGTTTAAAAGCAGAAACTTTACCCGAATTTAGAGTTGACGTACATGACCAAGACTACCAGGGAAACCAAATCAGTGGTGTTGTTCGAACAGTTTTTCAAGATAGAAAAGGAAACTTTTGGTTCGGCACACAAAGCGGACTCTGTCGAAAAGACAAAAATGGACTTGTTTACTTTGATCTTAAAAATCGTATCGGGCAAGGAGTAACTGTTCATGTGATCCTTGAAGACAAAACAGGTGCGATTTGGATTGGTTATGGCGGTGGAATTGCTAAATATGACGGAACGTATTTTACCAATTATCATGAAAAAGATATCCTGACAACCGGCGGACTTTGGAGCATGCTAATGGACTCAAAAGGAACGCTTTGGATTGGAACTACACAAGGTGTCTTTACTTTTGATGGCAAAGTATTTACTCCGTTTGAAATTCCGGAAGGAAAAGTAAATCCAAACTTTGGAGTTAGCACTACTAAAATGATTCATTCCATCACCGAAGACAGCAAAGGCAATATGTGGTTTGCCACCAACGGTGGAGCGTATAGTTTTGACGGAAAGACATTAACAAATATTTCAGCAAAAGAACAATTGCTTTCCAATTTTGTGAATCAAATTATTGAAAGAGCAGATGGAACGTATTGGATTTCCACCGTAAACGGACTTTTTCTCTATGATGGAACTACGTTTAAAAGTATCACTGAAAAGTTATTGGGTAAGGATGAAGGAGTAGGCTGCATTTTTGAAGACAAAACCGGTACGATTTGGTTTACTGCGAATAAGCGTGATATCTACAGTTATAAAGGTGAAACATTCAATAAAATACAAATTAAGGAAGGTGATTTTAGGCCTTTTCCTTTTCAAATTTACCAAGACCAACAAGAGCGACTTTGGTTTGTTGGTTTTAAAGGAGCTTATCGTTTTGAAAACAATGCATTTGTAAATGTTACTAGAAATGGACCGTGGTAA
- a CDS encoding ligand-binding sensor domain-containing protein: MKINSITIVLLIFVSSNFHSCNGQKKSEQKQTKTETLEIGKSASELHTKIWRIFQDSKGKYWFGSDGKGIYHFDGNELKQFTTVDGLVNDSIRGIQEDIDGNIYIETHKGISKFDGRKFTTLKVIRSSHNQWKLEPNDLWFGFYNANDLYRYDGDSLYELKLPRQDLKKAFGIDTLISPFNRNNPYSVYGVNKDKDGNIWFGTFVAGAFRYDGKSFLWFDEKELSTLPDGRVPAVRSIIQDKDGYFWLSNFKSKYKIEASGSAYEKLKGIEKDHPHYFNSGLSDNKGNLWMATYSGGVSKYDGKTLSKFEIISEIEDILLVSIYQDKNGILWLGTDNDGVYKQNGDKFEKFKVKNKSGR; this comes from the coding sequence ATGAAAATTAACTCAATAACAATCGTTTTACTAATTTTTGTATCAAGTAACTTCCATTCTTGCAATGGGCAAAAGAAATCTGAACAAAAACAGACTAAAACAGAAACGTTAGAAATCGGTAAATCAGCTTCTGAACTTCATACTAAAATTTGGAGAATATTTCAAGACTCAAAAGGAAAGTACTGGTTTGGAAGTGATGGAAAAGGTATCTATCATTTTGACGGAAACGAACTGAAACAATTTACAACAGTAGACGGATTAGTGAACGATTCAATACGTGGTATTCAAGAGGATATTGACGGAAATATATACATCGAAACACACAAAGGAATAAGCAAGTTTGACGGAAGGAAATTTACCACTTTAAAAGTAATAAGATCGTCTCATAATCAATGGAAACTCGAACCGAATGACTTGTGGTTTGGTTTCTACAATGCAAACGATTTATATCGTTATGATGGTGATTCACTTTATGAATTAAAATTACCACGACAAGATTTAAAAAAAGCGTTTGGAATTGACACGCTAATCAGCCCTTTTAATCGTAATAATCCTTATTCAGTTTATGGCGTAAATAAAGACAAAGACGGAAATATTTGGTTTGGAACGTTTGTAGCTGGTGCTTTTCGATACGATGGAAAATCGTTTTTGTGGTTTGATGAAAAAGAACTTTCCACACTTCCAGATGGAAGAGTTCCAGCAGTTCGCTCAATAATTCAAGACAAAGATGGGTATTTTTGGTTGAGCAATTTTAAAAGCAAATATAAAATCGAAGCAAGCGGATCAGCGTATGAAAAATTAAAAGGAATTGAAAAAGACCATCCTCACTATTTCAATTCCGGATTATCAGATAATAAAGGAAATTTATGGATGGCAACCTATAGTGGTGGTGTCTCGAAATATGATGGAAAAACACTTTCAAAGTTTGAAATCATTAGTGAAATAGAAGATATTTTATTAGTTTCAATCTACCAAGACAAAAACGGTATTCTTTGGTTAGGAACAGATAATGATGGCGTTTACAAACAAAATGGAGATAAGTTTGAAAAGTTTAAAGTAAAAAATAAAAGCGGCCGGTAA
- a CDS encoding nucleotidyltransferase family protein, with the protein MYQEHFDIKKEFYNHFHHQMTNENIMPFFYEIFVYGTAYIVGGYFRDFINKKKSRDIDIIVDLESELLIETIKNYNFNYQINRHGGIKLIHNNIEIDIWNLDNNWAFKNNLVKLNEEDKLNSIAKGCFYNYDALVINLHNFSYSLRFYNDFIESKKLNILQERSIYKNLNPTTEANILRAFFLKDNFEISFSDNTFYYLSKKIGALQDKFGDDYFNRLVEIKRNYPKYNSLTIEKLKMYIIELKTNDLPNNQMILNL; encoded by the coding sequence ATGTATCAAGAACATTTTGACATAAAAAAAGAATTTTATAATCATTTTCATCATCAGATGACGAACGAAAATATTATGCCTTTTTTTTATGAAATATTTGTTTATGGTACAGCATATATTGTTGGGGGCTACTTCAGAGATTTTATTAATAAAAAAAAATCAAGAGATATTGATATAATTGTTGATTTAGAAAGCGAATTGCTAATTGAAACTATTAAGAATTACAACTTTAATTACCAAATTAATAGACATGGCGGTATTAAATTAATCCATAATAATATAGAAATAGACATATGGAATTTAGACAATAATTGGGCTTTCAAGAATAACCTAGTAAAATTGAATGAAGAAGATAAATTAAATAGTATTGCAAAAGGATGTTTTTATAATTATGATGCACTTGTTATCAACTTACATAACTTTTCATATAGTTTGAGATTCTATAACGATTTTATTGAAAGTAAAAAATTAAATATTTTACAAGAACGCTCAATATATAAAAATTTGAATCCAACAACAGAAGCAAACATTCTTAGAGCATTTTTCTTAAAAGATAATTTTGAAATTTCGTTCTCTGACAATACATTTTATTATTTGTCAAAAAAAATAGGAGCATTACAAGATAAATTTGGTGATGATTATTTTAATAGACTGGTTGAAATAAAAAGAAATTATCCAAAATATAATAGCCTAACTATCGAAAAATTAAAAATGTATATTATTGAATTAAAAACAAATGATTTGCCAAATAATCAAATGATTTTAAATCTATAA
- the dgt gene encoding dGTP triphosphohydrolase — MKYKDKWQLLLGEMRFREKSPTIPSDGRNPFENDYGRLISSAPIRRLQDKTQVFPLEKSDFIRTRLTHSLEVSYIASSIGQSIEKILLDKKDITINEKGLLSSLLRVSGLIHDLGNPPFGHFGEEAVQKFFIDYFIKKEKEGKGHLLNELEKSDFRNFDGNVQTLRILSKLYYFGDEFGYNLTYSSLSSIIKYPSNSVEGNKGKSSSEIAKKKFGYFVTERETYNELNKHLKTNNRRSPIVYLLEAADDIAYSAADIEDGIKLGIINIFDVRDIFLKNLTVNKDSVIAKIDELIKLYSEKNLNKSIIIQKFRIHTQRIMIEEIINSFVDKYDEIINGELEEEIIDISKAADIRKAYKRLQYKVFDDKNIVKKEIAGWEAIYGLLKIFTKASESPDFKPEGNTYESRLYKMISLSHRIVFEEVESYENEEYKKLQLIVDFITGMTDSYAINLYQELKGIKL; from the coding sequence ATGAAATATAAAGATAAATGGCAATTATTGCTTGGAGAGATGAGATTCCGAGAAAAATCACCAACTATTCCTTCAGATGGAAGAAATCCATTTGAAAATGATTATGGCAGATTAATTTCTAGTGCTCCAATTAGAAGATTACAAGATAAAACTCAAGTTTTTCCTTTGGAAAAAAGTGACTTTATAAGGACTCGATTAACACATTCTTTGGAAGTTTCATACATTGCTAGTTCAATCGGTCAAAGTATTGAAAAAATATTGTTAGATAAAAAGGACATAACAATTAATGAAAAGGGATTGTTGAGTTCCTTATTAAGAGTTTCTGGTTTAATTCATGATTTAGGAAATCCTCCTTTTGGACATTTTGGTGAAGAAGCTGTTCAAAAATTCTTTATAGATTATTTTATAAAAAAAGAAAAAGAAGGGAAAGGACATCTTCTCAATGAATTAGAAAAATCGGATTTTAGAAATTTTGATGGTAATGTTCAAACTTTAAGGATTTTATCTAAATTATATTATTTTGGAGATGAATTTGGCTATAATCTTACATATTCTAGTCTTTCCTCAATAATTAAATATCCTTCTAATTCGGTTGAAGGAAATAAAGGAAAATCAAGTTCGGAAATTGCAAAAAAGAAATTTGGTTATTTTGTTACAGAAAGGGAAACTTACAATGAATTAAACAAACATCTTAAAACTAATAATAGAAGAAGCCCAATAGTTTATTTATTAGAAGCCGCAGATGACATCGCTTATAGTGCAGCTGATATTGAAGATGGTATTAAGTTGGGAATAATTAATATTTTTGATGTTAGAGATATATTTCTCAAGAATCTTACTGTAAATAAAGATAGTGTAATTGCTAAAATTGATGAGCTGATTAAACTGTATTCTGAAAAAAACTTAAATAAATCTATAATAATTCAGAAGTTTAGAATTCATACTCAAAGAATTATGATTGAAGAAATAATAAATTCTTTTGTCGATAAATATGATGAAATAATAAATGGAGAATTAGAAGAAGAAATTATAGATATTTCAAAAGCTGCTGATATAAGAAAGGCTTATAAAAGATTACAATATAAAGTTTTTGATGACAAAAATATTGTTAAGAAAGAAATTGCAGGTTGGGAAGCTATATATGGTTTATTGAAAATATTCACTAAAGCTTCAGAAAGTCCAGATTTTAAACCCGAAGGAAACACTTATGAATCAAGATTATATAAAATGATTTCTTTGAGTCATAGAATCGTTTTTGAAGAAGTTGAAAGTTATGAAAATGAAGAATACAAAAAGCTTCAATTAATTGTTGATTTTATTACAGGAATGACAGATAGTTATGCAATTAACCTATACCAAGAACTAAAGGGAATCAAATTGTAA
- a CDS encoding HAD domain-containing protein — protein sequence MLLYLDIDGVMVPANSWRKPEILEDGFPAFSSNAVRSLDRIIASSSANIVLTTSHKYKYTLKEWNNIFKRRNINVNKITRLPKNPNHLNRKDELLSWFTTKNLSENFIIIDDDKSLNGLPDFLKSKLIQTSGSVGLTESLADEALDKIKMY from the coding sequence ATGTTATTATATTTAGACATAGATGGAGTTATGGTACCTGCCAATTCATGGCGAAAACCCGAAATTTTAGAAGACGGTTTCCCTGCGTTCAGTTCAAATGCCGTTCGGTCGCTTGATAGAATTATTGCTAGTTCAAGTGCTAATATTGTATTGACAACTTCTCACAAATACAAATACACGTTAAAAGAATGGAACAATATTTTTAAACGAAGAAATATCAACGTAAATAAAATTACGCGACTTCCAAAGAATCCGAATCATTTGAATCGAAAAGATGAACTTTTAAGTTGGTTTACCACCAAAAATTTAAGCGAAAATTTCATTATCATAGACGATGATAAATCTTTAAATGGTTTACCCGATTTTTTAAAAAGCAAATTAATACAAACGAGTGGTTCTGTTGGCTTAACAGAAAGTCTAGCCGATGAAGCGTTGGATAAAATTAAAATGTATTAA
- a CDS encoding tRNA dihydrouridine synthase produces the protein MIPTLLSSPLQGFTDFRFRNAFHQYFGGIDTFYAPYIRLDGKLVIKNSYQRDLQPENNKVSELIPQVMTNDADEFLFVVKYIQELGYKELNWNLGCPYPMVTKKGMGSGLICEPQRIDHILNRVHNETDVIVSMKMRMGYERPEEILDVFPILDKYPIKNIAIHARIGKQLYNGGVNLEAFQRCTENTKHKLYYNGDITSVAKLREMQERFPSIDHFMIGRGLIADPFLPSMIKNNTSEYPADRWQIFKEFHDTIYQEYDAALSGPTPIKMKMLGFWEYFSASFSNPQKTLKKIKKAQNPRSYVEAVKEIFGGER, from the coding sequence ATGATTCCTACTCTACTTTCATCGCCTTTGCAAGGTTTCACCGATTTCAGATTTCGGAATGCGTTTCATCAGTATTTTGGTGGCATCGATACGTTTTATGCTCCGTACATTCGATTGGATGGAAAACTGGTGATTAAGAATTCGTACCAACGCGATTTGCAACCCGAAAACAATAAAGTATCCGAATTAATTCCGCAAGTGATGACCAATGATGCCGATGAGTTTTTGTTTGTCGTAAAATACATTCAAGAGTTGGGTTACAAAGAACTTAACTGGAATTTAGGTTGTCCCTACCCGATGGTGACCAAAAAAGGAATGGGTTCCGGGTTAATTTGCGAACCTCAACGAATAGACCATATTTTAAATCGTGTGCACAACGAAACCGATGTGATTGTTTCAATGAAAATGCGAATGGGTTATGAACGTCCCGAAGAAATTCTAGATGTATTCCCGATTTTGGATAAGTACCCGATTAAAAACATTGCCATTCACGCTAGAATTGGTAAGCAATTGTACAACGGCGGTGTAAATTTAGAAGCCTTTCAACGCTGCACCGAAAACACCAAACACAAATTATACTACAACGGCGACATCACTTCGGTTGCCAAGTTGAGAGAAATGCAAGAACGTTTCCCGAGTATTGATCATTTCATGATTGGTCGTGGTTTAATTGCCGACCCGTTTTTGCCGAGCATGATTAAAAACAACACGTCAGAATATCCTGCCGATCGCTGGCAAATCTTCAAAGAATTTCATGACACGATTTACCAAGAATACGATGCCGCCCTTTCCGGCCCAACACCTATCAAAATGAAAATGTTGGGTTTTTGGGAGTATTTTTCTGCTTCGTTCTCCAACCCACAAAAGACGTTGAAAAAGATTAAGAAGGCTCAAAATCCAAGAAGTTATGTGGAAGCGGTGAAGGAGATTTTTGGTGGGGAGAGGTAA
- a CDS encoding C40 family peptidase, with protein MYGICNLAIIPLRIEPNDRSEQVSQVLFGEHFEILEQLKQWFKIRLQYDNYEGWIDSKQCQIISESDFIEISNSALILNHDLVEYVTTKDDSLIPIPIGASVSFLNFEGINKNNFEFEGLKVTGIKPKSDLIKTAFMYLNAPYLWGGKTPFGIDCSGFTQMVYKLNGYKLLRDASQQSTQGEALSFIEESEPGDLAFFDNEEGRIIHVGIIMNDNYIIHASGKVRIDRLDHLGIYNAETNRHTHKLRVIKKII; from the coding sequence ATGTACGGAATCTGCAATTTAGCCATCATTCCACTTAGAATTGAACCAAATGATCGAAGTGAACAAGTTTCGCAAGTCTTGTTTGGTGAACATTTTGAAATACTCGAACAACTAAAACAATGGTTTAAAATTCGTTTGCAGTATGATAATTATGAAGGTTGGATTGATTCCAAACAATGTCAGATTATTTCTGAAAGTGATTTTATTGAAATTTCTAATAGTGCTTTGATTTTAAATCATGACTTGGTGGAATATGTAACAACTAAAGATGATTCGCTAATTCCAATTCCAATAGGTGCTTCGGTATCGTTTTTGAATTTTGAAGGAATTAATAAAAACAACTTTGAGTTTGAAGGGTTAAAAGTCACCGGAATAAAGCCAAAAAGTGACTTGATTAAAACCGCTTTTATGTATTTAAATGCACCTTATCTTTGGGGAGGAAAAACACCTTTTGGTATTGATTGTTCGGGTTTCACACAAATGGTTTATAAACTAAACGGATATAAGCTTCTACGCGATGCATCACAACAATCAACACAAGGAGAAGCGTTAAGTTTTATTGAAGAAAGTGAACCGGGCGACTTAGCTTTTTTTGATAATGAAGAAGGTAGAATTATTCATGTTGGTATTATTATGAATGACAATTACATTATTCACGCCAGTGGAAAAGTTAGAATTGACCGATTAGATCATTTAGGAATTTACAATGCAGAAACCAATCGACATACGCACAAATTGAGAGTTATTAAAAAGATTATTTAG
- a CDS encoding acetyl-CoA C-acyltransferase, with translation MNKKVVIVSAVRTPIGSFMGGLSTITASQLGAIAIQGALAKINLDPKHIDEVLMGNVVQAGVGQAPARQAAILAGLPNTVPCTTVNKVCASGMKAVMQGAQAIQAGDADVVVAGGMENMSLIPHYVHLRNGYKFGPTTMVDGMQKDGLTDAYDNNAMGVSADLCASEYKISREEQDAFAVQSYERAAKAWSEGKFDSEIVPVAVPQRRGEPIIVSKDEEFTNVKLDKIPSLNPAFTKEGTVTAANASTINDGAAALILMSEEKALSLGLKPLAYIKSYADAAHEPKWFTTAPAKALPKALDKAGLSINDVDFFEFNEAFSVVGLANAKILGLDSSKMNVNGGAVSLGHPLGCSGARIIVTLLNVLQQNNAKLGAAAICNGGGGASAIVIERA, from the coding sequence ATGAATAAAAAAGTAGTTATCGTATCAGCAGTTAGAACACCTATTGGTAGTTTCATGGGAGGTTTATCCACTATAACTGCATCACAATTAGGAGCAATTGCCATTCAAGGTGCATTAGCAAAAATAAATTTAGATCCAAAACATATTGATGAAGTATTAATGGGTAACGTGGTGCAAGCCGGAGTTGGTCAAGCACCTGCAAGACAAGCTGCTATTTTAGCCGGATTACCAAATACAGTTCCGTGTACAACTGTTAATAAGGTTTGTGCTTCGGGAATGAAAGCGGTTATGCAAGGTGCACAAGCTATTCAAGCTGGTGATGCCGATGTTGTGGTTGCCGGTGGTATGGAAAACATGAGTTTAATTCCGCATTACGTTCATTTACGTAATGGTTATAAATTTGGTCCAACTACAATGGTAGACGGCATGCAAAAAGATGGTTTAACTGATGCATATGACAATAATGCCATGGGTGTTAGTGCCGATTTGTGTGCGTCTGAATATAAAATATCAAGAGAAGAACAAGATGCTTTCGCAGTTCAATCCTATGAACGTGCAGCAAAAGCATGGTCTGAAGGAAAATTTGACTCGGAAATCGTTCCGGTAGCTGTTCCACAAAGAAGAGGTGAACCAATAATTGTTTCTAAAGATGAAGAATTTACAAATGTCAAATTAGATAAAATACCAAGTCTTAATCCTGCTTTCACTAAAGAAGGAACAGTGACAGCTGCAAATGCTTCCACCATAAACGACGGTGCAGCGGCTTTAATTTTAATGAGTGAAGAAAAAGCACTTTCGTTGGGATTAAAACCATTAGCGTACATTAAAAGCTATGCAGATGCAGCACATGAACCTAAATGGTTTACAACAGCTCCTGCAAAAGCATTACCTAAAGCGTTAGACAAAGCCGGGCTTTCAATTAATGACGTTGATTTTTTTGAATTTAATGAAGCGTTCTCTGTTGTTGGATTGGCCAACGCAAAAATACTTGGTCTTGATAGTTCAAAAATGAACGTAAATGGTGGTGCTGTATCATTAGGTCATCCGCTGGGTTGTTCAGGTGCAAGAATTATTGTTACTTTGCTAAATGTATTACAACAAAACAATGCAAAACTTGGGGCTGCTGCAATTTGCAACGGTGGCGGTGGTGCATCGGCAATTGTAATCGAAAGAGCATAA
- a CDS encoding DUF4369 domain-containing protein, protein MKKTVLLFVAFSLFIACKKEETIGDANLHITGNVKGIKQGKLYIQMLQDSTLVVVDSIIFDGKSEFESHLKIDSPEMLYLFLDRGQSNSLDNNLVVFAEPGNLSIDTSLETFYANAVVKGSKNHDLFQDFLKINSRFTNEQLVLLEKEIKAKQENNQSRLDSIKVANEKLIKRKYLYTINFALNQKEHEVSPYVALSEIHDAQLKYLDTIHNSMSPKVADSKYGKMLTKFIQERRKIEQ, encoded by the coding sequence ATGAAAAAAACCGTATTGCTTTTCGTAGCATTCAGTCTGTTTATCGCTTGTAAAAAAGAAGAAACCATAGGCGATGCCAACCTCCACATTACAGGAAATGTAAAAGGAATTAAACAAGGAAAATTATACATCCAAATGCTTCAAGATTCCACTTTAGTAGTGGTAGATTCCATCATATTTGATGGGAAATCAGAATTTGAAAGCCATTTAAAAATCGATTCGCCGGAAATGCTATACTTATTTTTAGATCGCGGACAATCGAATTCGTTAGACAATAATTTAGTGGTTTTTGCCGAGCCGGGAAACCTTTCTATCGATACTTCGTTAGAAACCTTCTATGCCAATGCAGTAGTAAAAGGCTCCAAAAACCATGACCTTTTTCAAGATTTCTTAAAAATCAATTCCAGATTTACCAACGAGCAACTGGTATTGTTAGAAAAAGAAATCAAAGCCAAACAAGAAAACAACCAATCCAGGTTAGACAGTATTAAGGTGGCAAACGAAAAACTCATCAAACGCAAATATTTATACACCATCAATTTTGCCCTTAATCAAAAAGAGCACGAAGTGAGTCCGTATGTTGCATTATCAGAAATTCACGATGCTCAACTAAAATATTTAGACACCATTCATAACTCGATGTCACCCAAAGTAGCCGACTCCAAATACGGTAAAATGCTAACCAAATTCATCCAAGAACGACGAAAAATAGAACAATAA
- a CDS encoding DUF819 family protein, with product MKNAPYITDDTIVFGLLMLLLAFVFYTSSIKEGFWKKFYVIFPSLLMCYLLPSIFSSLNIISPEWSEVAENGETVTKKSSIYFVASRYLLPAALVLMTLSIDLKAMFKLGPKALIMFFTGTIGVIIGGPIAILIVSIFSPETVGGAGFDAVWRGLSTLAGSWIGGGANQAAMLEVFKYNQEKYGAMVLVDIVVANIWMAVLLFGIGRKEKIDKWLKADNSSIEELKNKVSTYAASVTRNPSLTDLMIILGIAFTAVGLSHWGSNTISDILKANFEAVNDPTTFVSTFGDRFFWMVTFATALGIIFSFTKLKQYEGAGASKIGSVFIYILVASIGMKMDLGSVLSNPGLLVVGLIWMAIHVLLLIIVAKIIKAPFFFLAVGSKANIGGAASAPIIASAFHPSLASVGVLLAVFGYVVGTYGALLCAYLMEISAPIQ from the coding sequence ATGAAAAACGCACCTTACATTACAGACGATACCATCGTTTTTGGATTATTAATGCTTTTGTTAGCATTTGTCTTTTACACCTCTTCCATCAAAGAAGGTTTTTGGAAAAAATTCTATGTTATTTTTCCGTCGTTATTAATGTGTTATTTGCTTCCTTCAATATTTAGTTCGCTAAATATCATTTCACCGGAATGGAGCGAAGTTGCTGAAAATGGAGAAACTGTTACTAAAAAATCATCCATCTACTTTGTAGCCAGTCGCTATTTATTACCCGCTGCATTAGTTTTAATGACATTGAGCATTGATTTAAAAGCCATGTTCAAATTAGGACCAAAAGCACTAATCATGTTTTTTACCGGAACAATTGGTGTTATCATTGGCGGACCAATTGCCATATTAATTGTGTCTATCTTTTCTCCAGAAACTGTTGGCGGAGCAGGTTTCGATGCCGTTTGGCGTGGACTTTCCACATTAGCCGGAAGTTGGATTGGCGGTGGTGCAAACCAAGCTGCTATGCTCGAAGTATTTAAATACAACCAAGAAAAATACGGTGCGATGGTGTTAGTTGACATTGTCGTAGCTAACATTTGGATGGCAGTTCTCCTATTTGGAATTGGAAGAAAAGAAAAAATCGACAAGTGGTTAAAAGCCGATAACAGTTCAATTGAAGAATTAAAAAATAAAGTTTCAACCTATGCCGCAAGCGTGACCAGAAACCCAAGCCTTACCGATTTAATGATTATTTTAGGAATCGCTTTCACGGCAGTCGGACTTTCACACTGGGGAAGTAACACTATTTCTGATATCTTAAAAGCCAATTTCGAAGCCGTAAACGACCCTACCACCTTTGTTTCTACGTTTGGCGACCGCTTCTTTTGGATGGTAACATTTGCTACCGCACTCGGTATCATCTTTTCATTTACTAAACTCAAACAATATGAAGGAGCCGGTGCCAGCAAAATCGGTAGTGTATTCATTTACATTCTAGTCGCATCCATCGGAATGAAAATGGATTTAGGTTCCGTTCTCAGCAATCCCGGACTATTAGTCGTGGGATTGATTTGGATGGCAATCCACGTACTTCTACTCATCATCGTAGCAAAAATAATTAAAGCTCCGTTTTTCTTCCTCGCTGTGGGAAGTAAGGCCAATATTGGCGGAGCAGCATCGGCACCCATTATCGCCTCGGCATTTCATCCATCATTGGCAAGCGTGGGCGTTTTACTGGCTGTTTTTGGCTACGTAGTTGGAACCTACGGTGCTTTACTTTGTGCCTATCTAATGGAAATTTCAGCACCAATTCAATAA